From one Triticum aestivum cultivar Chinese Spring chromosome 4B, IWGSC CS RefSeq v2.1, whole genome shotgun sequence genomic stretch:
- the LOC123095152 gene encoding serine carboxypeptidase 1, whose protein sequence is MALRALRLSVVVVAVVALSALPRRADAAPGIRPGHKEADVIVALPGQPPAVQLRQYSGYINVNRAAGKSLFYYFVEAPIDPAHKPLVLWLNGGPGCSSFGIGAFQEVGPFRVDTEGRTLCPNPFSWTAAANLLFLESPVGVGFSYAVNEEVYKTMGDNMTAIDSHIFLLRWFDRFPEYKGREFFIVGESYAGHYIPELAITIDVQNKNPKLTPINLKGISIGNGILEFAEEQAELYEYLWHRAFISDAAHDTIAKHCKGPDDLSTVCQAARDTAYGNTGDISAFNVYAPTCHDKKVRPTDSKCMDIAGPCLAHFVEAYLNQHQVQTAIHANTALKYPWVGCRTRTYNLKRFGDSPTSMLPHLKALVTTGIRIWLFSGDFDAMVPVTATKRSVEKLQLGVEKDWRAWSPGPGKDVAGYVIAYKGLVLATVRGAGHMVTVDQPERGFALLTSFLRGEPLPSAAPQTD, encoded by the exons ATGGCGCTGAGAGCGCTGCGCctctccgtcgtcgtcgtcgcggtcGTCGCCCTCTCCGCGCTCCCGCGGCGGGCGGACGCCGCCCCGGGCATCCGGCCAGGGCACAAGGAGGCGGACGTGATCGTCGCGCtgccggggcagcctccggccGTGCAGCTGCGGCAGTACTCCGGCTACATCAACGTCAACCGGGCCGCGGGGAAGTCGCTCTTCTACTACTTCGTGGAGGCGCCCATCGACCCCGCTCACAAGCCGCTCGTCCTCTGGCTCAATGGAG GGCCCGGCTGCTCTTCCTTCGGGATTGGAGCGTTCCAGGAGGTTGGCCCCTTCCGTGTCGACACGGAAGGCAGGACGCTCTGCCCGAACCCCTTCTCCTGGACCGCCG CGGCGAACCTGTTGTTCCTGGAGAGCCCCGTGGGCGTGGGCTTCTCCTACGCCGTGAACGAGGAGGTGTACAAGACCATGGGGGACAACATGACCGCCATCGACTCGCACATCTTCCTGCTCAGGTGGTTCGACCGCTTCCCCGAGTACAAGGGCCGCGAGTTCTTCATCGTCGGCGAGAGCTACGCCGGCCACTACATCCCCGAGCTGGCCATCACCATCGATGTCCAGAACAAGAACCCCAAGCTCACCCCCATCAACCTCAAAGGAATCTCC ATCGGGAACGGCATACTGGAGTTCGCGGAGGAGCAGGCGGAGCTGTACGAGTACCTGTGGCACCGCGCCTTCATATCGGACGCGGCGCACGACACCATCGCCAAGCACTGCAAGGGCCCCGACGACCTCTCCACCGTCTGCCAGGCGGCGAGGGACACCGCCTACGGCAACACCGGCGACATTAGCGCCTTCAATGTCTACGCGCCCACTTGCCACGACAAAAAAGTCAGGCCAACAGACTCCAAGTGCATG GACATTGCTGGTCCGTGCCTCGCACACTTTGTGGAGGCGTACTTGAACCAGCACCAGGTGCAAACGGCGATCCACGCCAACACGGcgctcaagtatccgtgggtggGATGCAGAACCCGGACGTACAACCTGAAACGCTTCGGGGACTCGCCGACGTCGATGCTGCCACACCTCAAGGCCCTGGTCACCACCGGCATCCGCATCTGGCTATTCAG CGGCGACTTCGACGCGATGGTCCCGGTGACGGCGACGAAGCGGTCGGTGGAGAAGCTGCAGCTGGGCGTGGAGAAGGACTGGCGGGCGTGGTCGCCGGGGCCGGGCAAGGACGTGGCCGGGTACGTGATCGCGTACAAGGGGCTGGTGCTGGCCACGGTGCGCGGCGCCGGCCACATGGTCACCGTCGACCAGCCGGAGCGGGGGTTCGCGCTCCTCACGTCCTTCCTCCGAGGCGAGCCGCTGCCGTCCGCGGCGCCGCAGACCGACTGA